The sequence TGGCGAATCTTCGCCGCTAGGTGAAGATTCGTCGGTCGAATCATCGGATTCTTCCGAGTCCGGGGATTCGCTCTCGGGCGGCGATGATTCTTCGGTTGGCTCTGGCTCTGGCTCTGGAGCCTTAGCCACCGAAATCTTCACTAAGCTGCCCTGGGGGACATCGTCCCTGGCTGCAGGTGACTGCTTGAACAAAGTGCCTTCCGCATAGTCAGCGGTTACGACCTCATCGAACTGAGCTTCCAGCCCGATGTCTTCAGCGCCAAGCTTTTCTTCAGCTTCCTTGCGGCTCATCTCGGTCACGACCGGAACGGTCACCATGCCTGTAGAAAGTATTAGATCAACTTCGCTGCCGGCCTTTACCTTGGAACCCAGCTCAGGGGTGGTGCCAATGACCCAGTCGGTTGGAATAGTTGCCGAGTTCTTGCGGCTGACTTCACCAACCTCCAAGCCTGCCTCACGCAGAGCATCGCGAGCAGCGGTCTCCGACTGGTTCGCCAGATCCTTAGGGATCGTGCGCTGCTCGGAACCGTCAGAGATGAACAAGGTCACCGTGGAGTCCTTGGAAGCCATGGCGCCTTCTTCAGGCTCGGTGCGGGTTGCCTTGTCCTGCTCTACATCATCGCTGAATTCATGTTCCACACGCACCTGGAAAGTGGCGTCGCGCAACGCGGCCCGTGCATCATCTTCAGTCATTTCCAAGACCTTGGGTACGGCAACCGGTGCCCGCTTCTCGGCCTCGGTTTGAATCGAGCGAATCACCAAGAAACTTGCGATACCAACAGCGAGCAAGGCAATGATGGTCAGCAAGATGATCAAGCCGCGATTGGACTTGTTGCGCCGCTCGGATCCATGGGCTTCTTCTTCGGCGAAAACTGGATGCTGGCTGGTGTGCGGAGCTGACTGCGCAATGAAACTGGTCTCAGTCTCGCTGTGCGTGCCGTAGATCGGCAGAGTGTAGGTGGATGGCGCTGATTGCTCATCATGGAATTCAATGCCGTTCAGCGCATCTTCCAAGGCCGCGGCAAACGCTCCGGCGGTTTGGAATCGATCATCGCGTTCCTTGGACAGAACCTTGGAAACGATTGGGTCGAAGATCGGATCAACGCCGTCCTTGACGTCGCTGAGGGTCGACGGGATTTCGCCAACATGCTGATATGCGACCGAAACCGGTGAATCACCGGTGAACGGAGGCTCCTGGGTCATCAGCTCATAGAACAAGCAGCCAACGGAGTAGATATCCGAACGGAAATCGACCTGTTCACCACGTGCCTGCTCAGGAGAGAAATACTGGGCAGTGCCAACCACGGCAGCGGTCTGCGTCATGGTTGCCGAAGTATCCACTGCTCGCGCAATGCCGAAGTCCATCAACTTCACGTGACCGGCATCGGTCACCATCACATTGGCAGGCTTGATGTCACGGTGGACAACATTTTTATGATGCGAATGGTCCAAGGCATCGCACACGCCGCGGGTTACGTGAACTGCGAAAGCGGCATCAATGTCCCCCGAAGCAATAACCTGCTTCAGGGTATGGCCGGTGACGTATTCCATGACCATGAAAGGCAAGCGATCACGGTGGAAATCGGTGGCCGGAAGCTCGCCGGTGTCGTACACCGAAACGATGTTCGGGTGGCTCAGGCCGGCAACAGCCCTGGCTTCACGGCGGAATCTATTGACCACCATCGGGTTGCTGGCAGTGTCCGGGCGCAGCACCTTCACGGCGACCTTGCGCGAGAGGACCTCGTCGGTGGCCAAATATACATCTGCCATGCCGCCGCGGCCAATCAGCGATTCGATCTCATAGCGGTCATTGATCAACCGTGGCAAGCCGGGAGGCAAAGCTTCATTGTCGCTCATGGGGCTTCGCTTTGCTCCGGCTTTGCAGCTTCTGGGGATTCAGTTGCCGTCTCCGAAGGGGATTCGGATTCTTCGACTTCTTCTGGTCCGGCGGAAATATCCAAAGTCACCGTGGTGCCAGGCTCTACTTCGCTTTCGGCAGCAATATCCTGTTCAAGCACGGTGCCGGCTACCGAAGGATCATTGCGTTCCTCGCCCTTGGCTACAGCCAAACCGGCATCCTGGATGCGCTTTTGCG comes from Glutamicibacter arilaitensis Re117 and encodes:
- the pknB gene encoding Stk1 family PASTA domain-containing Ser/Thr kinase gives rise to the protein MSDNEALPPGLPRLINDRYEIESLIGRGGMADVYLATDEVLSRKVAVKVLRPDTASNPMVVNRFRREARAVAGLSHPNIVSVYDTGELPATDFHRDRLPFMVMEYVTGHTLKQVIASGDIDAAFAVHVTRGVCDALDHSHHKNVVHRDIKPANVMVTDAGHVKLMDFGIARAVDTSATMTQTAAVVGTAQYFSPEQARGEQVDFRSDIYSVGCLFYELMTQEPPFTGDSPVSVAYQHVGEIPSTLSDVKDGVDPIFDPIVSKVLSKERDDRFQTAGAFAAALEDALNGIEFHDEQSAPSTYTLPIYGTHSETETSFIAQSAPHTSQHPVFAEEEAHGSERRNKSNRGLIILLTIIALLAVGIASFLVIRSIQTEAEKRAPVAVPKVLEMTEDDARAALRDATFQVRVEHEFSDDVEQDKATRTEPEEGAMASKDSTVTLFISDGSEQRTIPKDLANQSETAARDALREAGLEVGEVSRKNSATIPTDWVIGTTPELGSKVKAGSEVDLILSTGMVTVPVVTEMSRKEAEEKLGAEDIGLEAQFDEVVTADYAEGTLFKQSPAARDDVPQGSLVKISVAKAPEPEPEPTEESSPPESESPDSEESDDSTDESSPSGEDSPPSSGNGPPDRPGPPRENG